The Megalobrama amblycephala isolate DHTTF-2021 linkage group LG10, ASM1881202v1, whole genome shotgun sequence DNA segment tctaaactaaaacattatgtccaaaaaattaattaatacaaaaataataaaaaatggcatttttaatcattaaaaatagcctatacaATGTTTTGAGTTTGATAGCAAACACATCATACAGCTAGGCTATACAGCGTAGGCtagttaaaaatataataattcataatttctGAAGATTGACTGTGAGTCATTAGTCGCCCTTTTCTCATGGTTTCTCAAAAGAATTTATAAAATTAGGCTATAGAATAGGCTATAATAGCACCCCATCTGCACAACTGGGATTTGCTGGTTAGCATTAAATAACAGTCTCAACTgttaaataagattaaataatatcagatttgtcttattttaaataaacacaaaaaaaaaaaacagagatggaaaaaaataactttagaaATTTACTTTTGCGTTGTAAATGTTCAGTGATATCTGTGTTACTTACTCCGCGTTAGGTTGTGCACCGCGCTCCCCTAGCCTATACGGTGCTATTCTTCATTTAATCGAGAGTCTGGTGGTTGAAAGTTTACGGCAACATTAATTCAAGGTGAGAAAACAATTCTAAAGAAAGAGCAAGAAGGTTCACTCGGAGTGCACAGGACAAGGCTTGAGCTCGCACACGTATGTGAGCGAGAGCATGAGCCGTGAGACCATTATGAGAACGCATGCACGTCATTGTGAATTGCCTAGTGAAAGATATCCGCCtgagagaaaacagagaaatttGCGCTCTACTCTCGTGTTACAATTATGTTCTCTCACATTTGTCATCAAAATAACGCAATAGAAACGGCCTCAAATTAATAAAACGAGAAGAACGTCATTTAAATCGGTTTTATTATTAtgggttaaaaatgaatgtataaTATAGCATCCTGACGAGACACTTCATCGCCAGGGTCCCACTTGCGATGTGGGCAGGGCCCGGGTGCGCAGCGGGCCCCCCCGCCGCACGGGCCCCAGTGCGGCTGCACTGCCTGCACTGTCTGTAGTTACGCCCCTGTTACCCACATATATCTCTTAACATGCTATTATTATGAAATGCTGACCAGTTAAGTTTTGATTGTTTAGCTTGCCTATTTAGTAAAAGCTATTGGCTGTAGAGCCTTCACAAATAGGTATAGCTGGCATATCTCTTTCGGAGTCGGAAGACATATTCTTTcatcaaaacaacaaaattaaatgGAGTAAAAAGGGGAGAATGTCATTTATAAAATCATGAGTAGGCCATGCTTGTAACCAGGGTGATACAACAtacaaacaattttttattgtttattaactAGGCTGTCATACTGACCACAATGCTTGAGGCAACAAATGCTCAGTATACAAAACATGATGAATACGGGAAAGTAGGCCTACCTGTTACACAGGTTTGGAAGTCTTTTTTAGGCCTGTGCTTTGTGTTGAAAGTGTAATCAGGGCTGTTCTCATGACATATAGCTGTATTTTACAGCTGATGTGTTTTACAGTGTGCCTGAGGGAACACCTTGCCACCTTTTGTTGTTCTTTTGGGTGGTGTATATGTATAGGGCGTTGTGAGAGTCTTTCGTTCCTGTGCCAGTACACCATTTAAAGGTATTCTACACCCAGTGTTACACATATGAGGCTCagggttttaaaaatgttaacagaGATTTGTTTCAACATTTTATAGGATCACAGTGCTTACAGAAACCAACAATGTTCAAAAGACTATGAAGGTGCAATTGCCACATATGTATGAGAAGCAGAaatacggagcccctaaagggacatggtggtgggGGAAAAAATTGGGAAGGGAGGAAATTTGATGTGctggtggaaaaaaatttgggatgggattttttaaaatcttttgcgttcccacgcaaatcgttcccttgctgtgagctcggacaaacacttcccgctggctggcagtagtgtttcagttagtaaaatacgttaataatgcacacaaataatgcgcgactcatagagtttgaacttgttggactcaaatataaagatgcagtcagtgcttatgtcaagcagttcagTAAAGTTGGCAATAaattcacagattcgagcttcccggatCAATACCTCGTGAGCTAAAcgttaaaacacaaatgcagctacttccaatcatagtaacctAACAACGAGCTACAACAACACAATCTTcctcaaatgtgctttataataaattggtcttTATGAGCAGGCGACAAAGAGAAgtctgaagggaccgtctgaaaagtgctAAACCCAAaacccttttgctcattttatgttatgaaaaatactcaataacttcactgtaacacactgtactgtcaccaattactactgccagccagcgggacattaaagaggaagtgtctgtccgagctcacagcaaggAAACGATAATATCTTTGCGTGGGACCGCAAaagttttaatacattaaaaccaTTTGTCAGCTACCCACCCACACTGCTGTAACATGCGAACATATGATGATAATACATACAATTTATTCCTGAGTAGACAAAGTCAGATGTTGCAACTGACCCCATAAGAGAGGATGATAGCAACAGTCTACAGAGACAGTTGGAACAttcaataaaatgtaataaataatcattctttatcattttgcaatttctttattatatatttttttaaagtttagaTAGTATGACAAAAACTCTGAGcatgaaaaaaaacttttattttgacttcaaaagttttttttatagtttagaTAGTATGACAAAAACTCTGAGcatgaaaaaaaacttttattttgacttcaaaagtttgttttttttcccccagaagTAATGGTTCCAAGCAGAAGGGACTTACTGAGCATGTGCAGTATGAGTATCATCTGTAGTTCATTCCTGAATGGAGGAATAAGCCATGTTGCAACTGCCTCATGTTGTAACTATCCCCGCTCTCCCCTAATGTGTTTAAATTTGCACATATTGACTTAGAAATACACAACAAATGTGCACTGCATATATTGTGCATAAAGCCAGGAACAAAATGCATCCCTTGTGGAACCACATGGTTGAAGAACCTTTCATTTCTATGAAGAATACACAACACAGAACCTATATGTTTCTGCAAAAACTCTAAAGACTGTCAAGGGTTTCTCCAGTAATCCCATCAAGGGCCATGGTTTGAGGCACTTGAAATATAAATCGAAGTTGCTTGAAAATGTGCCTTATGGCTCCAGAGTGTTCCTCCAATCCGAGGAACCCTTTTCATTATTCAGGAAAACTCCCCTAATGACAGTTCAAAGTGAGTAACTCTGAGCAGTCAAATGACACAAAATCAGTTTACGATAActaaataaatgacagaaagagactatttttattttattttttgcatataAACAGCACCCTTACACATAGCTACAGATACAGATATACCATTGTGATGTTGATCACTTATACAGACAGTAAGATAGCaataaaatgatgatttttttaagAAACATATATAAATGCACAGATTTAAAGTAGTTACACGGTACAGTTGCTAACCATGCTGGCAGCGGCCCCCAGAGCGGCTCCCAGAGTGCCCACGATGGCTTGACCTGCCAAAGGGATTCCAGCAGCTCCTATAATGACATGAAATATGTCAGTTGAAAGAGTTTGTGTAGCCTATTTGCCACTTGAATAAATCAGATTTATTGTTAAACcgcttattttatatatttagctCACCAGCAGCTTGAAGAGTTGCTACCACACCTCCAGCTGCGACCCCTCCTCCGTTAGCCACGGCGGCAGCTGACATCATACTGGAGGCAAGTGAACCTGCAGCAATTCCACCTGCGGTGAAACCGGCCGCTGCTAGAACAGCAGGAGCTGCAACAATTGCTCCGGCTATTGGTGGAAATTATAAAttccattaaaataatttatatacagtatgcactaaaacattaactaacatttagatcgtaatctttgttaacgttaggcATTATTAATTCATGTTATCTTAGgcccattaaataatattaataaaacttttaattttatacTTATATTGACAAAGTAACATAAAACAGCAGATAGAAAATATAGGCATGGTTTCAcaaacagggcttagattaagccaggaggtctagatatttaagtagcttttataaacatgtcttagaaacaacaacaacaacaacaacaaaacacagctcaGACATGTATTTTAGTCTGGGAATAGGCTtaaccttgtctgtgaaaccaggcaaaaataggctatttatatattttttacattttatatcttATATTTACATTCTTACCTGCTGCTGCACCAGTTGCAATAAGCGTAACTAGAGGATAGATGGAAAAACAAGTACACTGTCAGTTTTGttgataaacatttaaaattctacAGTTATATTAAAAGATACTTACAGGGGTCCATTTTAAGTCGACTCTGTTAAAGCGAACAAAGGATGCTCTTGCTTTACACTGCTCTCTTATATGTGAGAGGCGAGCTTTTATAGCTTTCCTTTCAAAGGAATCGAAACTAACATCAGATGGGTGAGAGAGAGACATCTGTTGGTCAAATGGCTGCATTGCAGATAATGGCAGATAATATGTTTAAAATGGCCACATATTCCATGTACAGTAATTTGAGCATTCAACCATGTGtatatgaaaacattttattactttcatttacattttttaatattaaataaagatttCTGTTGATAACGGTGTAAACAACTAAATAAGAATTAGAAAGAAGGCTTGGTATTCATGGTATGGTATTTAAGGAACTCCAGTAAAGCGAACAAACGGGATGTTCTAGCTTTGTTCTGAGCCCTTTAAAAATGTGTGAGAAATTAATAACTCGCTGGGCGGCTATTTTTCAAGAAAGGAAACCgaaagcaaaacaaacaaacaaacaaacagagcgGAACTAACACTGGAGGAGGGCAGACCAGATATTGTTCTGATTCATCAGTTGCTGTTTGCTTACTGCGTAGTCTTTGAcctatttatttagtttagttaCAAGGACAAGGCAGACATCAGACAATAACgagaaacagagaaagaaaatgttACCAAAGACTTACAAATTGCGGTATGCAGGTCAGAATATGGGAGGTAAATTGCTAAAATTCCCACATACTGTAGCCACACAGAAATAtacaacaaatatttaattttcataaacctggggggaaaaaaaacaaaaacaaacttagATATTTGTAAGTTGAAAGGCCTACCTGCATTTTCAATAATTACAAagtttttaaagctgcagtccgtaaccttttttggttaaaaattatccaaaatcaatttttgagcaagtacataaccagccagtgttcaaacctatctcattatcttagcttgattcacaacggtaagcttgtaataatgttttataataagagcgacatggtggatttctgcgggaaatttgagcatgcagcaggtCCTCTGtgcatcattacgtcacgtccgtaaacagaaaagaaggagtccaggctagtcagttttatcacgtgaagatgctgctggtagcggatcatttatagccttttctcacagcagctgaaataattaaacttatcattttgatggtggattgtaatccagaaagatccaaatgacaatcatcagtgacaactggagattcacccgtagtcaaaaagcaaaagactctggactgtggagtggctacagaaacttaaatctacaggtaacactaatatacacatagtcgtgcaatgctgatgttgttaagaTTAACGACTTTaataatataacagtaataataatttgcatggtttggcgtgatccgagctaaacgatcgttagatttaatcatcattggcagcgcgatttattgtaggcctaatgcttttttcctcagttggtcagaacaaaagtggcagacatgttacttacttgttcagatgatattttccagtgaaaattcttatattggtcatactttcaagacgtagaatctgtgattctgaagttcagtatccacaccggtgcggtgactgacagcaagcattagattcatccgcgctgacgagctgtgccgaggcacaacgcacgtacagataactgttccgcatatgacggcaattgcaggtttcaaacagagatggcgacaaagaggaaaaatcgcggactgcagctttaaatgacCAATTTGAGTTAGCCTATTGTGTAAAGTAAAGCATCAATAGACATTACAACAAGTTCAgaaagaaacattttatttgattaaacagagaatttattacacaaatgtttggtgagtaaatgatgactgaattttaatgtttgggtgaactaggcTAGCCtatatcttgattttttttaatcaatatggAAATATGCAATTGAAAGTAAACATATGGTCAGCtgatgttttataaataatttcctTAGAGAATTTAATTTACTGAAGGCTACCAAAGCTAGGTTACTGTTAAATTAATTCACAAAATGTGCACAATACTGTTCATGACGGATGTAGGCCTATCACTTTTCTTTcggttttcctttttttattcaaaatattcacaaatttgtaaACTAGCCTATCATGAACAGGCTAAATAGGCGCTGAGCAGACTGCAGCTTTCAGACATggctttacatttttatagttCACTTGAGGCAGTTACAATGGCATTTTATAACGACGCATGTTGAGTGCGCATCAGTGTAATGTGCAGCACGAATCTCTCCACTAAACTACGACCAAGgctattttacgaggtggctaattcatacAAATTCAAACGACATCactcgtatgaattcatatgatTTGTCAAAACCtcagtgatgggtaggtttaggggcatGGTTAGAGGTAGGTCATCGTAAGAATTCTTATgaatttggcaactcgtaaaataGCCTACATACGAATTCGTCCgaattatattgttttgttgtttaaatcATGTAATTTGTGCTGCCACCGCAGTTCAGAGAATTGGATCTGTTGGATTAAAGCGTAAATTCACCAATTTCTCCCGTAATACATAAAAGGGGCCGGTGAATGTTTATCTGATAAAACATTGTTAGATTTTAATTGAAGAAAAAATTAGCCTATTATTATCGCTTTCCATAAATAGCTATCAGTGTGTatttaacaaaatgtatttttggctAGTAGcctatttaaagctgctgtccataactttttttggttaaaagtgatccaaaatcaatttctgAGCAAGTAGgctacataaccagccagttttcaaaactatctctttaccttagcccgattcacaacgataagcttgtaataatgttttataattccaGTGGTACCGGTGGGTTTCCGTGGGAAATTCGAGAATTTGTCTTTTGCGTCATTATGTCACATCTGTTTACATAGTGGGCTATATCGCATGTGaggtggatcatttatagccttttctcagagctgctggaataattaaactcaTAATTTTGATGCCGGATTGTAGCCTATGGTATGACAATTTAacgttagagattagactgtacagtaattgaaatctattggtaacgctaatacacactacaCATAGACACAAACATTTGATTCTGCTCTGAGGAGCCGTGCTGATGCACAACGCAAGGAAAGATAATAATTCTGCAaacaactgcaattgcaggtttcaaacagagatggcatcAAAGAGGCAAAATTATGGcctgcacctttaatgtctatttaaatgtctgaaacttgaaataaacttgaaataaatgtggttgaaaacactgaatagttgtgaaaatatgaaaagCACTGAGCGCATCCATCTCTAccaaagcacatttgaatttagcagtgaacATTCTGATCTTATCGGTGTTGTCATATGCTTCAAAGGGTTCAGATCAATCACCTTTCACCTTTCATATCTTGCATTTTATGGACATTCTAACTGCAATCTATAGGCTTTATCACGCAGTGAGTTGTTCAGTCAACTGAACTGAATGTCAGGTGACCTATAGGTCTAGGGGTTAAGTGCATTAAAAATTTTCAGTGTTGcatttttgtgatattttttatgcatttttgtgattattttgtttacaaCAGCAGAAACCACAATACTCTTCATCATCTTCTTCCTTATCATTATGTTGCTTCTCTTCATCATGTTCCTTCTCTTCATTGCCATCATCTTCCTTATCTTCATCGTCTTCCTTCTCTTCATCACCTCAGATGGACTCTTGGAACGAGAAAGCAAATCTGCAGCTCCACCTACTACAGCACCTGCTGCTGCACCCACAGATGCCACGACTGCTGCCGCACCTGCAGACAGTCCAGCAGCACCTGACCAGGGACAACATTAAAAGAaggcagaggtgtaaagtccagcggtcagaaagtaaaagtcctgccatatgtTTATTCCACCCATCATTAATCGGTTACCTCCTGGCTGAAAAACTGTGCTAATTAGCAAATCCAGGAGATTGGAACAAAATACTCAggaggacttttactttctgaaccTGGACTTTACACCTCTAAAAGGAGGAGACAATTTTTAAATCACCAACAGATGTTCTTGAACATTTTTAGAATGTCAGGAAATAATggacatttattttcaaaatggaAAATGCACTTATTTCATAGTTTGGCCCACATGGCCTATTCATTTAAATTCAGGTTTGATAGCCTACATTTATTCTTAAGGCCGTTTCATCTGGATATGGCCTACGTCAAAATATGAAAGAACTTTACTTTACCTTTACACATTAAAACAAACATAGGCTACCTGCTGACTGGAGGAGCGCGACCAAACTTCCTGCAGCCACACCGCCCCCGTTGGCGATGGCTGCTGATGACATCATGCTGGCAGCCATAGAACCTGCTGCTATACCAGCGGAGGTGAATCCAGCCATGGTGAGCGCCATTGGAGCCAATGCAACTGTACCAACTAATGGATGGAAACAGCACTAACTATCTTCTGTACAACTGATATGTtttcaattttcatttgaaGAAACAGTCCTCAGAATAACTTTACCTGCCCCAACTGCGGCCCCAATTATCGTGAACAATCCTGAAAAAGAATAAACCTGATGAAATCACTGAAGAATTTGCTTAAAACGTATTTGCTGAAAACGGGCAcaggtgttgtgccgaattctGACCCCTGCCAGATTATTACCCCCCggtaggtttaggattaggAGTGGGGTTAGAATTATGCAAATCTGGTACTAACTTTAATgagggggtaataatttggcagggagtCGAAATTCGGCACCTgtccttctctgattggttgcgTCTTGTTCGAAGTCATAAattatgctgcgttccaggcatGTTTTTGAGccgtaaaggcaggaacacaccaagctgacgccgacaaactagtggcgacgaaagcagactgtggggttggctcacgtcggcagcgtctgtgtcttGCCCTGATACACCAAACTGACGCTCGACAGcagacggccaagtagcacatcctttctgcgcctgcgtaagatgaaatgcctttccgtaccagcaggtgggagtaactgaacagccaatcaggatGATCAGATGGGCCGACGGACAGACGAGCTCTGACACCGATTCAacggctgcatccgaaaacctaggtaacTGTCTTGCTGCCTTATAAGAGAATGAtttgtacggcagcgtttgtgcatgaaggcacctcacaaaacggttcgattaaaacgaactctggtgcgattgctcggatagtgcggttcatttgaacatgtgtgaacgctgccatccgagccctggtgcgcaccaaacaagcggaccgagaccgctgaaaagatgggtcagaacggacgtgctacttggccgtcggctgtcgagcatcggtttggtgtgtcgGCAACTTTGGActcagacgctgccgacgtgagccaaccccgcagtctgcttttgtCACCACTAGTTCGTTGGcctcggcttggtgtgttcatgccttaaggatacatctatgtttccttcaaaaatcgatctgaggaggaccaacttcagccgacggtgcggaacacactgagaaaactagTCGGCCCGGTGTGTTCCTTCCTTAAGTCACTACTTCAAACCACGACTCGTGGCTTTGTAGCGCAGGCAAGTCACACCAAACTGCCTGAGCGCAAGGAattgtgtaaacaaaccagcatgGTGGACCGAACGGGAGCAGAGCTTATGTTCATTTACAATCATTTCTatcgccaaaggtgcttactccttgcttatttgagggaaatGGAGGATGAAAAACGAtgcataaggcaagagaagctgttctatttttttttttttttttttacgttatTTGTCTATTACTCACCGTGTACCACTTGCATAAACACCTCATAcgggctgccattgttgtttcgcgggCTATGTGACGTCAAGAACTGGGAGTGCATCGATTTAGTTcgagttcacgggtgggaagtcacgAGTTTGAGTTGGAGCTGGAAAAACACGGATTACAGGTTGCCTGGAAGGCGGCATTATTGAATTATAAAATGTGCATgggcaaatattaaaataaatattcttaTGGACTAATATTTTCTGCTACACATCGTAACGCCTTTACCTGTTCACTGAAATCCATGGCTTCTTGCTTTACTAAACCGTAAGCCTTAAGGCATCTTGTCACTGACTCTATTTTCtacttttcaaatattaactACGCTTGAACATGCAGTAAACTTATTTTACAACGTTTCCACAGAGTAAATAAATACCCTACTTATAGGCCTACATAAGAACACATTTCTCCTACGATCTAAAATAGGCTATAATTTTAAGAACacaaaatatctaaataaatattacgattttattatgattatcaGATAGaacatttgttatttatttgtaattgttaaaggtcccgttcttcgtgatcccatgtttcaaactttagttagtgtgtaatgttgttgttagagtataaataaaatctgtaaaattttaaagctcaaagttcaatgccaagcgagatattttatttaacagaagtcgcctacattgaacggccagtttggactacatccctctacttccttctttaatgacgtcactaaaacagttttttgactaacctccgcccacaggaatacacatgagttgcgtttgtagagtgtgtttgtcgccatgtcgtcgaaacgctgttattttcatcccgcagtccaatcaccgggtctgattccggctcaaattgatagggtaaaattaaagacatgtttacaataacactgagcgcgtgcatctccacgttatggtaagaggcgtgacctttccgggcacggtgcgctcagagctgtcgaatcacaacacaggaaccgctggcacaatcagaactcgttacgtatttctgaaggagggacttcatagaacaaggaagtcatcagcccttttttattacagtggaaacagcggtatacagataagaaaattatgtgaaaaatactgtgtgtttttttttttacacgcgaaacatgaacacatgttatattgcacactataaacacaatcaaagcttcaaaaaaccacgaaaaacgggacctttaaaatatatgtagGCTACTACCATCCATTATATCAGTATTCTATAAATAATCGAATGTGAAATGAGTTTATACCTCTAACGTTACATCTCAtaaaagcaaatgtttgtgctacTTACCGCGCTTCATGATTTAGATTAGAAGATTGTAGCACAGGAGTGCCACTGTGCAGTGTACCACAGCTATTATGCTGCAGACGGAATGACGAAAGAAAACTGAAACTGTAAGCTGCTCATTCCAAGTAAGGGGTGTGGCAACGTCCATAAGTGTTTTCCTCATGCTTTTCCAGGACTGCGGTCAATAGGTCAAGTCAGCCGCGGTTTGAAAATACTCGGTCAAGCCAgccgccaaaaaaaaaaaaaagtgtgtatgtatacacaaatacatatacataaatgtatacataaatacagaaataaatatacaaagaaatgtaaaaaagcaaaataaatatataaataaataca contains these protein-coding regions:
- the LOC125277330 gene encoding interferon alpha-inducible protein 27-like protein 2B isoform X1, with amino-acid sequence MHSQFLTSHSPRNNNGSPYEVFMQVVHGLFTIIGAAVGAVGTVALAPMALTMAGFTSAGIAAGSMAASMMSSAAIANGGGVAAGSLVALLQSAGAAGLSAGAAAVVASVGAAAGAVVGGAADLLSRSKSPSEVMKRRKTMKIRKMMAMKRRNMMKRSNIMIRKKMMKSIVVSAVVNKIITKMHKKYHKNATLKIFNALNP
- the LOC125277330 gene encoding interferon alpha-inducible protein 27-like protein 2A isoform X2, with protein sequence MKRGLFTIIGAAVGAVGTVALAPMALTMAGFTSAGIAAGSMAASMMSSAAIANGGGVAAGSLVALLQSAGAAGLSAGAAAVVASVGAAAGAVVGGAADLLSRSKSPSEVMKRRKTMKIRKMMAMKRRNMMKRSNIMIRKKMMKSIVVSAVVNKIITKMHKKYHKNATLKIFNALNP
- the LOC125277329 gene encoding interferon alpha-inducible protein 27-like protein 2A, with translation MDPFTLIATGAAAAGAIVAAPAVLAAAGFTAGGIAAGSLASSMMSAAAVANGGGVAAGGVVATLQAAGAAGIPLAGQAIVGTLGAALGAAASMVSNCTV